GCTGTGGCTCGACCCGGGCATGCTCTATTCCTCGGCTCTCTACGAAAAGCCGACCGACACGCTGGAAGAGGGGCAGGAAAACAAGCTGCGGCGCATCGCCGAATTGCTCGAACTGTCGCCCGGACAGAGCGTGTTGGAGATCGGTTGCGGTTGGGGGGCGCTTGCGGCGCGCATGGCAAGAGCCGGCGCGCTCGTGAAAGGCATAACCCTGTCGGCCGAACAACTCGCGCACGCGCGGACGCTGGGCGAGAAAAACGGTCTGTCGGAAAGCATGCGGTTCGAACTCGAGGACTATCGCGACACGGACGGCTCCTTCGACCGCGTCGTCTCGATCGAGATGTTCGAGGCCGTCGGCGAGCAATACTGGCCGACCTATTTCGATACACTGCGGCGACTGCTGAAAGGGGACGGCCATGCCGTGCTGCAGATCATATCGATCCATGAAAGCCGTTTCGACGGCTACCGGCGAGGCGCGGACTTCATCCAGCGCCATATCTTTCCGGGAGGCATGCTGCCGACCGGGACGATCATCCGGCGGCTGGCGCAGGAGCACGGGTTCTCGCTCGTGTCCGCGGAAAATTTCGGCAGAAGCTATGCCCGGACGCTGGCGGAGTGGCACAAACGGTTCCAGCGCAACTGGCCCGCGATCCAGCGCCTCGGCTTCGATCAGCGCTTCCGCCGCCTCTGGGAATATTACCTCGCCTATTGCGAGGCGGGTTTCCGCGCCGGTACGATCGATGTCGGGCTCTATGTGCTGAAGCCCGAAGCGGAGTACGATTGAGCATAGGCATCAACCTTCCAGCGCATCACAGGCTGAGGAAATGGCCGCGTCAGACACTGCCTGACGTGCTGCGCCAACCGTTGCTTGCGCTGTATTCCCCACGTTCATAGATCGCGTTGGCTCTCCCCACCAGGAGGTCATCGACCTTGCCGATGGCCGCTGCATCCT
The window above is part of the Rhizobiaceae bacterium genome. Proteins encoded here:
- a CDS encoding cyclopropane-fatty-acyl-phospholipid synthase family protein; translation: MSSEIESRTDGCRPLRSILAASLLRRLLNCVEHGRLVVRTPEGVTLERQSGRPGPEGVLVLHRWRAIRRMLAGGDVAFAEAYVEGEWSTPDLVALLELAAVNIDGIDRAAGSTPVRFLHRLRHMLRANSRRGSRRNIAFHYDLGNDFYRLWLDPGMLYSSALYEKPTDTLEEGQENKLRRIAELLELSPGQSVLEIGCGWGALAARMARAGALVKGITLSAEQLAHARTLGEKNGLSESMRFELEDYRDTDGSFDRVVSIEMFEAVGEQYWPTYFDTLRRLLKGDGHAVLQIISIHESRFDGYRRGADFIQRHIFPGGMLPTGTIIRRLAQEHGFSLVSAENFGRSYARTLAEWHKRFQRNWPAIQRLGFDQRFRRLWEYYLAYCEAGFRAGTIDVGLYVLKPEAEYD